The DNA segment AACTTGCATTTTGGGATCAAACGCTGAACAGACCTATGTGGGATGGACCAACCTGTATTACCATTTCTAGATTTGAAACATATTATTTAAGCTAgttaaacataatatttaagTGTAAAATCTTTATATATTGAATgttaatttaaagtttattaGAGAAAAATACATTTCAACTATTAGAGCAAATTAATTGTAGCTTAAACACTTTATCTTTTACAGAATAGTAACACAGTTTTCCTATTAGACACTATTTTTAGCATAATACTTGTCCACTAGATGTACATGGTTGACTCTATTCAAATGTGTTacaattaactattttttttatccatctCTTAACATATTTTAGACATCTTTTCCATATATGGGAaaagaatgtattatttttggCTAACCATTTTCTagataatagtataattaaaaaaagaaaacttatattataaattaagtatgactattttttagtttgtgtccataaaacttatttaacaattcatatatatgtatatatattttttaaaattctattgTTAAGGATGCTATTACAAAAaagttgaaataaattttttctctaaatGTGAAccatatgaattttaattttcaattgatATTCGTATcacattaatttatatattattcttataaaattatgtattttttattagctAACTATTGTATTTGGAAGTTTTTGGTTCATAAATATATCAAtaacaattattatttataaatatattaaaactgaCTTTAAGAGTACTTCAAAAGAACATAGTACACAAGAAAGAACGTGTATTCTGTCTTTGTAAAAACAAAacatgaaatattaaaattattttttgaaaaaatattaaaaaatgtggaaagtaaaagaaaaaatatatatatggatagtaaaagaaaaatggGCGTTTGACAAAGTTCAACCACCTTGCCTTATAAGGTTTAGTAAATGGTCAACGGAAGGGAAATTCTagctacaatttttttttttcacatagtAAATGAAAACGATCctaatttaaaaagaatatttataataaccatttttttaatgaagGATTTACTATGTTGGTGAATGAGAGAAACGTTCTGATTGAGCGCTGATTTTCATTGCATTTTCATTTCGAAGGTCTTCTCCGCTCTTGCTCGTAGCAGTGCTCAGTCATGGAGGGAGCGGTGGATCCTTCTCGAAGCTTCATGAAGGACGTGAAGCGTGTGATCATCAAGGTTGGCACGGCGGTGGTCACTCGCGAAGAAGGAAGGTTAGCGGTTGGAAGATTAGGAGCTTTGTGCGAGCAGATTAAGCAACTCAACTCTCTCGAATACGACATTATACTCGTCTCGTCTGGTGCCGTTGGTATTGGCCGCCAAAGACTCCGTTTCCGTAAATTAATCCACAGCAGCTTTGCCGACCTTCAGAAACCCCAACTCGAACTCGACGGCAAGGCCTGCGCCGCCGTTGGACAGAACAGTCTCATGGCTCTCTACGATACGCTGTTCACTCAGGTAAGTAAATATTTGTAATTACGTTCATCAACGAAGTTTAGATTCAGTTTTGTGGATATTGATTTCAATTTAGAATTACAGTTTTACATTGGCAATATTTTGCATCTTGCAAAACCTTGTGTGTGAGAACCTGAAATTTTGTGCTACATTCATTTTCCTGAACTGGTATGTGAGgtgattttaattttcatttcgCGGTTTCAGCTCGATGTGACATCGGCTCAGCTTCTTGTGACGGATAACGATTTTCGAGATAAGGATTTCAGGAAGCAGCTTACTGAGACTGTGGAATCGCTGTTGGCGCTGAAGGTTATTCCGGTGTTCAATGAGAACGATGCTGTCAGTACTAGGAAGGCTCCGTATGAGGTTTGTTGACGGCAATACCTAATTTGTTTGTGGAACCGATGAAAGAGTTTAATTTGTTATTCCTTGGTGGCATGATATGATCGAGGTTGAACCTGGTCCGATTTGGAAAATTTTCTGCTACTTAcaggaaaagaaaataagaagctGACTTCGTAAGTTAAAATTGACCTAAACACACTTCAGTTGACTCTtattttgaattcttcaaaatttgattttaacttatacataaacaaattttaacatATGAGAGACGATTAATTCATTCTATCCTTTTGGTTTCTTCTCCTATGAGTATTTCTATTGAGTTGTTTATTCAAACAAGACCTTAATGTTGTGTTAGACTTGAATGTTGATTCTGTATCCAAGGTTTATTTCCTGAACATTTAGTTGGAATTATGTTCACTGACTTCTCCCTCTCATTTTATTTGtcactttaaaatataaaaaagctttaattattttttttataatatcataAAGTAATAATACACTAGTAAATGTAGCTACAATGTGCAGTGTAGTTAATCATGTATGGAATGAGAGTTTTTAGTTAGATAAGATCATTTTATCATGGGAATACGTGTTCTGCATTAATTTTTTAGATTTGTGTATTACATGAGAAGGTGGGAATAACAACTTTTATATAGGAAGTTAAAACTCTTTTTTTCCTTCGACACAACTTTACTTGTTTGTTTGGAGGTCAGAAATTTTACATGTTTCATTTCTGCTTGAAAGTTTAGTTTGGTCTGCTACCTCGAATGATtgctttattctttttatttctatCTATCTAGTTAAGTACATTAAGTGTTGTTAGCCCATTTTTTGTGCAGGATTCTTCTGGTATATTTTGGGATAATGATAGTTTATCTGCTTTATTAGCCTTGGAGTTAAAAGCCGATCTCCTTGTTTTGTTGAGTGATGTAGAAGGCCTTTATAGTGGCCCTCCAAGTGACCCACATTCAAAGCTTATTTATACATATAACAAGGAAAAACAtcagaatgaaattacttttggTGACAAGTCTAGAGTGGGAAGAGGAGGAATGACTGCCAAAGTAAAAGCTGCGGTTCATGCAGCTGAAGCTGGCATTCCTGTTGTTATTACCAGGTGCACTATTACACCATATTGCTAAGAAATATTATTATACTAAATTGCTGAGAAAGATTATTActtcaaagattttttttatcagtgcCGTTTTCAATTAGAAATAGGTTAGTTATGTCTTTTTGTCAGTGCTGTTTCATTAAACCACAATCAATTTGGAAATGGAAAATTGGTTAAATGTCTTGCACTTGTTTGTTTCGTTACTCcttatattttcaatttcttttcgTTATGTCTTTTTTGTCCACCACATGTTTTGAGTTTGTAAATCTAAATGAAAATGTCTGTACATGCCCACATAGAGAATGAAAAAAACACTTGTCAGATCCCTCCTTTACTTTTTCATTTGTTGTTCTGCCCCAAGAAAACTACGAGATCAAGTGTTATAAGTAAACTTACAAGTTGGTTTGTCCCTGTTTGTttctatcaattttttttctccttaCAGTGGTTTTGCAGCTGAGAATATCATTAATGTTCTCCAAGGAAAACGTATAGGAACTCTCTTCCATAAAGATGCACATGAGTGGGCCCAGGTAAAAGAGGTTGATGCACGTGAGATGGCAGTTGCAGCCAGGGAATGTTCCAGAAGGCTCCAGGTATCTTTTGTATCTACACTTTTGTAAAATGTGACAGATCATGGATATTACTGAGATGAGATGTTAGTGAAACAATTCTAATgttttaatttcactttgtaGGCCTTATCTTCAGAGGAAAGGAAACAAATTTTACTTAAAATAGCTGATGCCCTGGAAgcaaatgaaaaaataattaggatTGAAAATGAAGCTGATGTTACTACTGCACAAGAAGCAGGATATGAAAAATCCTTGGTGGCTAGGCTAGCTTTAAAACCTGGGAAGGTAAGAAAGTCTTTTCTAGAAGAAATTATCCATATTTTAACAAACTGAAGAATTTATGATGATAAACTATGATAACTGACAGATTGCAAGTCTTGCAAACAACATGCGAGTTATTGCCAATATGGACGATCCAATTGGGCGAGTATTAAAACGAACTGAGGTAATGGGAAGTTGATCTAGAAATGTATATTTTAGATCATGGTATTAATGGCATATTCCAATTTCACACTTTAATATTAGATAAGATAGAATTTTAGTGTGATTGATGCTAGTATGAACAAATTTCTGTTGGACACTTAATTGCACCAAATTTATGATATATTGATATGTAAGGCTTCTGACAGCTACTCTTTTATTCAGATTTCAGATGGGCTAATTTTAGAAAAGACATCATCTCCTTTGGGAGTGCTCCTTATTGTTTTTGAGTCACGCCCTGATGCTCTTGTACAGGTgaaattaaacatttttcatCTTTTATCTTTCTATTTTCACGTTTGGTTTAAACTTCATTAAGTACTTCAGCTTTCCGAAAGGAAAAACAGGCTCTCTCCTTTTAACTTTGTATTCTCTGTTCAGCATTTACATTCATTTGTTATCCTTGTTTACTTCTGCTTAAAGTTATCATCCTCTAAGGTCTTAGGGAAGATCTATTTAGTGGGTACCAACTGAGTGAGTTTTCAAATGAGCTTTATGGTATCATGACTCTGAAAAATTAACTGAGATTCATATGCTCCTTAGCAGTAAAAGTAAGAGTTGAAAGTACCTGCACTCTTCCAGTTGGGGCATGCAATAAAAAAAGTAGAATATTTTAATGCATAGACATGAGATAAGACATACaaaccttttgtattttttttccacTTTCTTCTATCAGTCATAATATACTTTGTTGGCATGCAATTTTCTATAATCTTGAAAATTGTTGTCCCAATGACTACTGCTTTTTTATTAATctgttgaatatattttttgacagacatattttgaattactgATGTTGTTTCTCTATGCCAATGTATTGCAACATGGTGGTATGCTGGTGTCTTGTATTTATCATTTCATGTTGTTCCCATAATCATCATATTTTTTACTtctattatgttttattttcttttcctttttttatatttatgcaTAGGTtactaatttattatatatatatatatacatatattcttTTTACTTAGTGATTATTGATCTGTTATTGGATTAATGTTATGGTATGAATGAGCTTTTGGAGCTTAAAGCAGTTATGTTATCTTTGTATTATATATGCTGTTTATTTACATTAGTGGTAGTTTCTTATCATCTGTACAGATAGCTTCACTGGCAATCCGAAGTGGGAATGGGCTTCTCTTGAAAGGTGGCAAAGAAGCTAAGCGATCAAATGCAATTTTGCACAAAGTCTGGTTCCAAATAAATTAATCTCTGAACTGTTTCCTGTTTAAATTTGATTTGTTCACAGTCgccattaataaaatatttatagggTGATACTGTATGCCTGAGATGCAGGTAATTATTGAAGCCATACCAGATAATGTTGGTGGAAAACTTATAGGACTTGTGACCTCAAGGGAAGAAATACCTGAGCTACTTAAGGTGAATTAATTAGTGAAGCTTgatttcattttataaacttattCCCCTTAAGCATTGGCACCTTCCTATTTAATTTTCAGCTGGATGACGTAATTGATCTGGTAATTCCAAGAGGCAGCAACAAACTTGTTTCTCAGATCAAGAGTTCAACTAAAATTCCTGTTTTAGGTCATGCTGGTAAGACCATTATGCTAATGTTTAAACATAGCCTTAGTTGAACTTTATTCTCTTCAATTTGGACAGTATGTGATTTTTTGGTCCCTCAAGTTTTTTCAAGTCAATTAAGtcctttatttttcaaattaaactAATTTAGTCCCGCTGCTAATTTCTTTTCTACCTAAGACTATCAAATTCGTCTTTTCTACTTAATCTTCtctaattaaattgttttaaaacatCTTCTACTCAAAACTCAATATTCAAAGCAAAACAAATTTCACATAGTCCTTTAAATTATCTTACTTTTTTAGAGGCTTAATTGCACTTTTAGTCCCCCAGTTACAATACCAGGACTTGGAGGAGCAACACTACAATAAAgcctttcttttttataaatttatgactTTAAAAAACATTATTCCCTACCTAAAATCCATCATAAATTTCCAAATGTtgggaaataaaataataatttgagtTTTAGATGAAAATATTTGACATAAGGAAATTTTgcttaatttaaaaatagaatGTAATTGGTTTGAACAAAATCTGAGAGATTAAAACCGTACACATCCCAAACTTAATAATGGGCCAAAAGTGTAGTTAAGCTATGAATATAATGTATAAGCGGTGCTTGTGATGGTATGGTCCGTATGATTATGTTTCATTGTTTGGACTAACAAGCTGTGCTGTTACTAAACCAGACGGAATTTGCCATGTCTATGTTGATAAGTCTGCTAATGTGGAGATGGCAAGGCGGATTGTACTGGATGCAAAAGTTGATTATCCGGCAGCCTGCAATGCCATGGTAAACTAAATGTACTAATGAGTCTACAAGATTGGTAAAGCTAGCATTATCGGCTTGACATAACTTCTCGTTTTCAATTTCAACTTCAGGAAACACTTCTTATCCACAAGGATTTGATAGAGAAAGGTTGGCTCAATGATATCATTCTTGCCCTTCGAACTGAAGGTATGATTTCTAGCCACCATTCCTCTTATTCTGACGTTTTTCAATTACATATAGTGTATAATACTTAGCAAAAGTGAATTTTGTAAAATGGATAATTAGGAACTCTGTAGTATGTTTTCTTGAAATGCTATCAATAATCCTCTAACACTAGTTGAAATTTATTAGGACTACTTCTTGTTTCAAGAGTTTTACTTAATAATTTCATGATTTTTAATAAATGTCAACCAAGTGTATTTGAAAGAATGTGATAGAGTATATTGCTGGCACTTCTGTTTCTTGAATTCTCTTTAGCATGTTCTGGTGAGAAGATACACATCACTGCAACTTGATCTTCATGGTGCTAATGCACTTCCAGTAATGCTAGGTTGGTTTACATTATGGGACAGTTCCTGGATCCAAGTTATTGTGCACAAGTTCTAGGATGAAAATTATaaagagaaaacatttaaaCATCTACTGTTTttaatggttttgagtttgtcTACATATTTTCTAACCTGTGAATATTTCTAAAATGAGCATTCCAGTTTAACGCAGGTTTTCATGTTTCAAAAATATCTATTTCTAAAATGGCATTCCTGTTTAACAAGCTTTGTTGTTTCAAAAAGATCTTGGTGACATTGAATTGTAAATGTTGATTAAGAATTAATATATAAACTGTTTTTTTCAGCAAAAATAATATAGAAACTGTGTTAACTAATTTTTgcttttttcaattaaaaaatattctagCAATTAAAATCATCTTTTAGGCAATTTAGAAATGAAAGGCAGCTCCGAGGTTTAGTCAGTTGTCCTTTTATGGACTCCAGTTTTACATCCTTACTAGACTGTTGAGTTATTTATTGCCATcgtttttaacatttaaaaagtTATGTAATTGGGAGTCGATTTAGGTACAAACTATACCGATTTTAAGGTGTTATCTCTATGGATTTTGGAATGACTAAATTATGTAGATTTGTGCAGGCGTTGTATTATATGGAGGACCTGTGGCAAGTTCTCTGTTAAATATTCCACAAGCACATTCATTCCATCATGAGTACAGTTCCCTGGCTTGCACCGTTGAAATTGTGGATGACGTATATGCAGCTATTGATCATATAAATCTACATGGAAGGCACGTCATTGGTTTCTGCTTGATAGACAACatgttgaaatatatttttgcttTCATTTGTATTCGCTGTTCTCCATTTCAGTTGACATCTATAATAGTGTAGCGAGCTTAGGTGGCAGAGTATCttatcttcactttcttttatGGCAGTGCACATACTGATTCCATCGTTGCTGAAGATAACGAAGTAGCTAATGTGTTTCTACGCCAAGTAGACAGGTAACTTTTGAAATATCttgctttttttatttaatggtaaTAAATtcaaggaaataaaataaaagatgtcTCAATTCTTTATTTTGCGGCTTCTTATTATCGTATATGATTTGACAAAGTTGCTCATTTGTAAATATTAAACAAACAttttctttaaacaattcacttcTTTCCAAGATATCAACACATAGGTGCAGTGGCATTTATGTAAATATTGTTCGTCTTGTGTTGGCAGTGCTGCTGTTTTTCACAATGCAAGCACCAGATACAGTGATGGGGCACGATTTGGACTAGGCGCAGAggtaaaatttattgttttgcATTTTATAATCAATCTTTTCATTATGGTTGTTGATTTAATATGTAATTCCCTTTTTGTTGAATAGGTTGGAATTAGTACGAGCAGGATTCATGCTCGAGGTCCAGTAGGAGTTGAGGGATTGTTAACAACAAGATGGTACGAGCTGATGGTCAATTTATGCTGATAAAATTACTACGGTTAAATTTTTCAGTAATTCATTACTTGTCACCGATAGTGTACTCTGCATCTTAAATATGAATATCTTGCTACAACACAATCACGGAAAGTAGCCAAATTATGATGGCACCTGCATGTTTTAAATGGAATATATTTACAATACGTTCTAAGCCATGCATGATTTATATCTTGAATTTCATAACAATCATTTTATAATAAACCCCCAAATTGTATGTGGTGTTTCCCGTATTTTACTTACTGTCTTTTGCCTTCTGCATATGCAGGATACTAAAAGGAACGGGACATGTTGTAGATGGTGATAGAGGGGTTGTCTACACCCACAAAGACCTTGCAACTTAATTTTAATGGTGCTTTGATTCCTTTTGTAgccttttaatttatttattttcacagTAGAGAACGGTATTGGTACCATTAAATAAAACTGGGTAATTTATAGCGTTTGCTTCTTCTTCGTCAAGAATTTTTACTGTCAACAATTATGGCTCGTTTTGGCAGATAAAAAAGAACCACCTTCACATGCGCTAGGATGCAAGTCCTGCAATGCAATCCATTTATTGCTCCGTTTAACGATAATTGAATGATTGCAATTTcaatttaagttaatttttagATGTACGATGCTGTAATTTGTTTAAAGTCTGGTTCATATGCAAACCGTCAGTCCATAATGAtcttaaaagtaataatttattaCGCACTTTACCGATTTGGACTTAACTATCAGAAAACCCTTGTGTATACGGATGAAAGCCTCATGCTAACTCGTTAATAAAAGCAAAAGGATTCAGGAATATTTATAACtgcaattatttttaaaacaaatgtaTCAGTTTTTTAACAAGTTGAGAAGACAGCGCGATTTACTCAATCGAAAATAAGAAAGGTTGAAAAACACTCAAGGCAAAAATTTCCTCCATCAAAATTATTGCATCTAATAATTAACAAAACACTGCTAGAATTTAAGTTATTGTGTCTAAATCAAATTAGCCAACACTTCCATTACCTTCAATAGCCAATAGGAGCAGCACTACAGCTAAACCACAAAGATAAAATCTCTGGGTATTGTTTCCTTCAAATGTATAATAAGCAAATTATAACACAAAATTTCAGCCACGACCATACTTTCATCAAATTAAACAACTGCACTAAGCACATAAAGAGATGTGAAGGCTCATGCTTGAACGAAGCTCTTGAGCTTATTCAGCCACACCAAGTACTCTTTACTGTCCTTGTTGATCATATACTCATGCAAGAAATTGGTTGTGCTGGGTTTGATTCCTCTGATTTCTAAATACCTGTGGAAAGACTTCTGCAGATTCTCATCCAAGTCCCTGCGGAAGACAATAAAACACAACAAGTTCAATCATACAAGACCTTACCAcaataaaaaacagaaagtaattttttcaaagagttgCAGAGAGAAGGACGTACTGGAAGTCTGGTCCCTCGTAGGCAATTTGATCCTCTGTAAGATCAGGATTCTTAACAGACAAGCTGTCAATAATAATCTCATCAGGGTAACCCACACAGTTAAACTCTAGATAGGGTCCACCCTTCTTGTAAACACTGATCGAAAGTGGAATGCTAGACTGAGAAGCTCTTTCACTCTCATTATCGTCATCCTCGTTATTTCCTTCCCCAGTGACCAAATCAGGCATGTGAACCTCTACCTTAATTTCCTCCTCTTGGTACGTTCTCTCAAGCGTTATGGTCTGTTGTCCAGGACTGTCAACTatcttaaaaggaaaattacTGGGAACCCCTTCCACCTATCAACCAATTCAACTTTCAGTACATAAACATTCTCAAGGATAAAACAACCATACTTTTAATCATTGTATGAATAGGAAAAAATGAAGAGACTCACTTCGTTGTGATCATCAGTTTCCTGGGCACATTCGATTTCGGATTCGATGACTCGGAGAAGGTTCTCATCGGAGGTTGGCTTCTTCTGGGCAGCTACAGAAGAGAAGTGAAACTTGGGAACAAACGAATCCTTCTGATGGTTGATGGCAGTGAAAATTAAGGTGCGGTGACCCAGATGGTTATTCTTCGTCAATTGACCTGCGACAGCAAGAGCCCTCACAAAAGAACCCGACTTCCGAAGAATTGAGTTGAACGCCATTTCCAAACACGCAAGGGTTTTGCTAGGGTTTTAGAACGACTGAGGATTGTAAAAATTTTCCAaacattttaaagttatataGCATGAGCAATTTCGTTACCCAACTGTGAATCTGGGCCCATTTTTGCTGGTTAAGCCCAATAAAAGAACCCGGAATTCGTCCCATTTAGATTTAGTGTGTATTAGTTTTCATGTTTGAACTAGTTAAACTTGAATCTCAACCAAGATAAGTAGCTTCatagatatttttaatattgtttttttaattaaaattagcttaattttagtaatttatCTTACCTTTTATTCGAACTTTTACGGTAATTATTTAAATGAAACGTCAATCGTAGTTGAAAgacaacataaaaaaacataatcttGGAGATGTTTTTAGGTTGACTCCAAACATGTGGGAGAAAATGCGAGTTCAACTTGAAACTCTTGGGAGTTATGTAGCACAGATATTGACATGACACAGAGACAAACATAAAGATacgtataatttataaaatgtagaaCTCAGACATGGAGATACTTAGTACTTCTAAAATGTAGAACTGTGCTAGAATTGTCAGACACATTATTTAAGAGAAATATCAAAGTCTCCCAAATctattttttcttgaaaatgttatttttgtgCTTTCCTTTCAAACTAAACCAAGCTCTATAGCAATCCTTTCTCATCTTCAAATTAAGGATTGTTTATGAAGATTGTCACTTTAAATAAAGATGTCACTATTATTCTTCAAGTGCCTTTCCCAATAAGGGATACCAAGAATTTGCCCAAATGTGTATTTGGGCCTACAGTTACGAGTTCGGCCCAGTAAGGGGTGCCGGGAATTTGCGCTATTTAAAAGCCCTCGATTATCGGTGTAATTTGATTTCCCGCTCTGAAAACCCTAACTACCTCTGAGACTGAGAGTTGAACTGGGAAGAGAAGCAGGAGCAAATGGGGCAGAAACAGCAAGCGAGTTCTGACGTCGAGAATGAAGTGAAGAAACGACGACGTGTTGGTTTCTCAGGCATAGGTGAGTTTCACTTATTTTGTACTTCTTTTTGTGTTGAattcttcaattcttggtgCTGCGACGTATATGAATATTTTGGTCGCGTTTTGTAGATGATGGAGTTGAGGCCAAAGATTGCATCACAATCTACCTAGGTATGCTTAAAATATGCGATAATTTTGTCATCTTGCCCTGTGGTTCTTGATTTAGATGGTTACAGTGTAACTTGAGTATGGGATGGTCGGAGGTGGTTTCTCTGAAAATGGGTTGCTGACCTTATAATTTTGCTAATTTTGACtttatttactcttttttttatttatttttccctttcttttgTGGTCTTCTGTATCCCTTATATGGGGTTTATGAGATCAGAGTGGTGTAGTTGGTCAGTATTGTAGGTAACCAGATTAGCTTGAATGTTCTGtttgattataatttatatttatatatgtgaaaatattatttcttgttTGTGTCCTGTGAAACTAAAAGTTATTTGATTTATTGGATTCTGTTCTGTAGACACTTCTTAAAAGTAGTTCGTAGTTTGGATCGTGCCGATGAGCAG comes from the Phaseolus vulgaris cultivar G19833 chromosome 8, P. vulgaris v2.0, whole genome shotgun sequence genome and includes:
- the LOC137823493 gene encoding delta-1-pyrroline-5-carboxylate synthase, whose amino-acid sequence is MEGAVDPSRSFMKDVKRVIIKVGTAVVTREEGRLAVGRLGALCEQIKQLNSLEYDIILVSSGAVGIGRQRLRFRKLIHSSFADLQKPQLELDGKACAAVGQNSLMALYDTLFTQLDVTSAQLLVTDNDFRDKDFRKQLTETVESLLALKVIPVFNENDAVSTRKAPYEDSSGIFWDNDSLSALLALELKADLLVLLSDVEGLYSGPPSDPHSKLIYTYNKEKHQNEITFGDKSRVGRGGMTAKVKAAVHAAEAGIPVVITSGFAAENIINVLQGKRIGTLFHKDAHEWAQVKEVDAREMAVAARECSRRLQALSSEERKQILLKIADALEANEKIIRIENEADVTTAQEAGYEKSLVARLALKPGKIASLANNMRVIANMDDPIGRVLKRTEISDGLILEKTSSPLGVLLIVFESRPDALVQIASLAIRSGNGLLLKGGKEAKRSNAILHKVIIEAIPDNVGGKLIGLVTSREEIPELLKLDDVIDLVIPRGSNKLVSQIKSSTKIPVLGHADGICHVYVDKSANVEMARRIVLDAKVDYPAACNAMETLLIHKDLIEKGWLNDIILALRTEGVVLYGGPVASSLLNIPQAHSFHHEYSSLACTVEIVDDVYAAIDHINLHGSAHTDSIVAEDNEVANVFLRQVDSAAVFHNASTRYSDGARFGLGAEVGISTSRIHARGPVGVEGLLTTRWILKGTGHVVDGDRGVVYTHKDLAT
- the LOC137823494 gene encoding uncharacterized protein At2g39795, mitochondrial-like, translating into MAFNSILRKSGSFVRALAVAGQLTKNNHLGHRTLIFTAINHQKDSFVPKFHFSSVAAQKKPTSDENLLRVIESEIECAQETDDHNEVEGVPSNFPFKIVDSPGQQTITLERTYQEEEIKVEVHMPDLVTGEGNNEDDDNESERASQSSIPLSISVYKKGGPYLEFNCVGYPDEIIIDSLSVKNPDLTEDQIAYEGPDFQDLDENLQKSFHRYLEIRGIKPSTTNFLHEYMINKDSKEYLVWLNKLKSFVQA